The sequence below is a genomic window from Syntrophus gentianae.
CAAAACCTGCATGCGGGATATTTCCGTGGATGAAGTTTTCGATGCAGCGAAAGAACTCTTCGAATCGTGACATTTCCTGAGAAGAGAAATTCATTGACAAAACTTAGAGAATCCATAAATTATCACCACACCAATTTACAAGGAAGAGACAGAACTTCTTCCGAAGGAGCAGACAATGTTTGGAGTTTCAGAAAAAGCTGGAGAAAAAATCCAGGAGTTCTTGAAGAATGTCGAGGAGGTCCATCCGATACGGCTTATGCTGACGGAGGGTGGCTGATCCGGTCCATCCCTGGGTATGGCTCTGGATGAGCCCCGCGATGGCGATGAGCAATTTCAGGAACAGGGAATTACCTTCCTGATCACCAAGGATCTTTTTGAGCAGATCAAACCCGTTTTTGTCGATTTTATCGAAACCGAGAAAGGTTCGGGCTTTCACGTGACCTCTTCGATGGATTCCGGCGACTGCTGCGGATCCTGCAGCTGCTGATCAAGAGAAATCCGGAAGAGGGGTTGAGCTCAAAAAGAGCAACCCCTCTTCCGGAAAGAAACAGAAGAGAAAATTTTTAAATCATGACCAGGGAACCCGATTTCGATAAGGAAACCCTTTGCAAATCTGCGGAACAGCTGATGAGTGCCGGGAAATATGCAGAAGCCGCCGCACTCTATGGCCGGCTGGCAGAACAGTACCCCGGCGATACTTCCTTTCTTCTGGCTCAGGCCTGGGCCTATCACGACAATGGTCAGAGGGATGAGGCCATTGCCTGTTTCGAGCGGCTCTTCGCCGGGGAATTGAAGCAAAAAGTCTTCACGGGATTCGCCTTCGATGAACTGGTCCGGTTATACAGGGATGGCCGGCAGTATGACCGCCTTGTCGCGATCTGCCGCCAGGCGGTGGAAGCCCAACCGGAGGAGTATCCCCTTCTCAGGGAACTGGGCGGGTCCTATCTACTGGCCGGTATGGCCTCTGAGGCGGTGAAGATCTTCGAAGAGCTGACCCGCCTGGAACCGGATGCCCCGGAACTATTCTGCCTGCTGGGCGATGCCCTCGTCGCTACCGAGCGGTTTGATGCCGCTGAAGGGGCTTATCAGCAGGCGATCGCCCTTGATCCGGAAGGGGCCGCCCTTTTCTGCCAGCGGCTGGCCAATGCCTTCATTGAGACAGGAGTTTTGGATCGAGCGGAAATTCAGCTGAACCGAAGCCTGGAAATTCGCCCCGACGATCCCCTCTGCCTGATCCGCATGGCGGAAGTCCAGGTGAAACAAAGGCGCTTTCCGGAGGCCGGGCACAGCGTGGAAGCCGCCGTCGCCTCCAATCCCCGATTTGCTGCAAGTTATTACAACCGTATGGCGCGCGCGCTGGCCGACGCGGAGTGCCATCGCGATGCCGTTGAAATTTTCGACCGCGCCATCGCCCTGGAAAAGAACAATGCCTTCTACTATCTCTACCAGGCCGAATCCTACGATAAGCTCAACCTCCCCGAACAGGCTGAAGAAGCCCGCCGCAAGGCTGAAAGTCTTGCCCCTCGGAAAAGAGCCTGATCTTTTCTTTTATATCCGCCCCATGTTCCTTAAGGCATCCATGTAGGTGTGGTAAAAGACCTTATTCTCCTGCACGCCGTGTTTGACAATGGCCGCCAGCTCATTCAGATCCCCGGTATGAACCACGAGATTGACGCTTCGATGGAAGGCCGCCATGTTATCCATTGTGCGGAAGGAGTCGCCGACGAGAACGACAAATATTTTGCGGCGGATGGACATGTCCAGCAACTCCAGGGCCTTCAGAAGTTCATGGGCGCCATTGCCCGCCCCAAAATCATCATGAAGAAGAAGCACATCAAAAACATGAAAACGCATCTTCTGGAGGGCGTCCTCTACGGATTCCGCCTCGTTCACCGCATAGTTCAGCAGTTTAAGGGCCGAATTCATCTTCTCCTTTGCTGCTGAATCGTTCTCGCAGACCAGCGCTGTTTCCCCGTGCTCCATCAGAAAATCAAAAAGCCGCTCCGAAGCATCGTAAGAACCGGCTGCATTGTCGTTAAAAAGATTTTTGCCTTCCTCCGTCATTACCCTCTCCTTCTAAAATCTTCGCGCTTTTCCATAGCCCGTATCGACTTCCAGTTTGCCCAGGCTCGTCGTCGCCTCGCCTTTAGCGCTTTTGACCGAATCGATCCCCCGGCCCACAACGCCCTTATTTGAGGCATAGATCTTTGCCGTCTCTTCGCTGACCAGGCCCCGTGCATACAATTCCACGATGTAATCATCAAAGGTGATCATCCCGAAGGCCTTGCCGGCTGAAATGATGTCATAAAAAGTCTTGCCTTCCGACTCCCCGTTCAGGATGGTATCCTTCACGCGCAGATTACTGCCCATGACTTCAAAGGCTGCCACCCGTCCCCCCCCTTCCTTGGGAAGCAATCGCTGACAGACAATCCAGCGTACCGTATCGGCCAGGCGGATGCGGATCTGGCGTTCCTCCTCACGGGGGAACATTCCGAGGATGCGGTTAATCGTCTGCCCGGCATCGACCGTATGCAGGGTGCTCGCAACCAGATGCCCTGTTTCCGCTGCGGCAAGGGCAATCTCCACGGTCTCACGGTCTCTCATTTCCCCGACCAGAATCACTTTGGGCGCCTGGCGAAGAGCCGCGCGGAGACCCGTGGCAAAGGTGTCGAAATCAGACCCCATTTCCCGCTGGTTAAAGGTTGACTTCTTATGCGGATGGACAAATTCCACGGGATCTTCCAGGGTCACGACATGGACGGATTTCTGCTCGTTAATCGCATTGAGCATCGCAGCCAGAGAGGTGGATTTACCGCTTCCGGTTGCACCGGTCACGAGAATGATGCCGTTTATTTCCTGGGCCATTTTTTCAAAGGCCTCCGGAAGATTCATATCCAGGATCGTCGGGATGTTGGTTTCCAGCTTTCGCAGGACAATGGAATAATTCCCCCGTTGGGAAAAGATATTGACTCGAAAACGGGCCTTCCCCTGTAATTCATAGGAAGAATCACAGGATCCCGAAGAGATGAGGTTTTCCGTCAGGCGACGATCCCCGCCAATCAGATTCAGGGCAAGCATCTCCGTCTGAAAGGGCGTCAAACTTTCGCAAGGAGGGTCAAAGTCCACCGCGGAAAGCTGCCCGGAACTTTCCACCTGAAACGACTTGCCCACTGTAAAATTCAAATCGGACACATGATCGAATGTATCCAGCATCTTCGTTAAGATATAATCCAGTTCCTGCCTGCGCATGTTGGTACTCCTCTAAAAAACACGGAAAAGAAAATTGATCCCTTCCCGAATAAATGAACAAATCTGTGGTTCTATCGCTGTCGAGAAGATTAAACCTCCGTAAAAT
It includes:
- a CDS encoding response regulator, which encodes MTEEGKNLFNDNAAGSYDASERLFDFLMEHGETALVCENDSAAKEKMNSALKLLNYAVNEAESVEDALQKMRFHVFDVLLLHDDFGAGNGAHELLKALELLDMSIRRKIFVVLVGDSFRTMDNMAAFHRSVNLVVHTGDLNELAAIVKHGVQENKVFYHTYMDALRNMGRI
- a CDS encoding type IV pilus twitching motility protein PilT, whose protein sequence is MRRQELDYILTKMLDTFDHVSDLNFTVGKSFQVESSGQLSAVDFDPPCESLTPFQTEMLALNLIGGDRRLTENLISSGSCDSSYELQGKARFRVNIFSQRGNYSIVLRKLETNIPTILDMNLPEAFEKMAQEINGIILVTGATGSGKSTSLAAMLNAINEQKSVHVVTLEDPVEFVHPHKKSTFNQREMGSDFDTFATGLRAALRQAPKVILVGEMRDRETVEIALAAAETGHLVASTLHTVDAGQTINRILGMFPREEERQIRIRLADTVRWIVCQRLLPKEGGGRVAAFEVMGSNLRVKDTILNGESEGKTFYDIISAGKAFGMITFDDYIVELYARGLVSEETAKIYASNKGVVGRGIDSVKSAKGEATTSLGKLEVDTGYGKARRF
- a CDS encoding IscA/HesB family protein is translated as MFGVSEKAGEKIQEFLKNVEEVHPIRLMLTEGGUSGPSLGMALDEPRDGDEQFQEQGITFLITKDLFEQIKPVFVDFIETEKGSGFHVTSSMDSGDCCGSCSC
- a CDS encoding tetratricopeptide repeat protein; the protein is MTREPDFDKETLCKSAEQLMSAGKYAEAAALYGRLAEQYPGDTSFLLAQAWAYHDNGQRDEAIACFERLFAGELKQKVFTGFAFDELVRLYRDGRQYDRLVAICRQAVEAQPEEYPLLRELGGSYLLAGMASEAVKIFEELTRLEPDAPELFCLLGDALVATERFDAAEGAYQQAIALDPEGAALFCQRLANAFIETGVLDRAEIQLNRSLEIRPDDPLCLIRMAEVQVKQRRFPEAGHSVEAAVASNPRFAASYYNRMARALADAECHRDAVEIFDRAIALEKNNAFYYLYQAESYDKLNLPEQAEEARRKAESLAPRKRA